Part of the Oreochromis aureus strain Israel breed Guangdong linkage group 20, ZZ_aureus, whole genome shotgun sequence genome, TTTAATTCAATAGACAGCCTTTGTGGTAACAGGCATACCTTCCCAATCAAAATGCAATTgattatttttatatgtaaaaaaaaaaaacaaattgaaaattATTACGTTTCCAACTCCTGTTTTGTCTCCTTTCTTTTAGAGTaagtgtaataaaaaaaacaggatttaGATATATACTTTCAGACAGGATAGACCAATAAGCAAATCTTATATTTATACAGCAATTGTCATATAGTTAATAACACACTTCTCACTCCCAAACTAATCATTTCCATAAACAAATCAGATGAGATTGTGTACCCCGAAAGCTGTAATTCATCTGTCCGCAGCTGCTTgtactgaaaaatattttccactGTGCAGTGATAACTCATGGATCTTGACTTAAGGGAGAAATGACCAATTTcttgtaaataaattcaaacaaatgtttttgaCTATTTACAGAAAAAGTGAAATTTTATTTGTCTCCACAGTGAAAGACTATAAGGATTGTAGTAGTATCCCCAGGGTGATATAAACAAAAGTCACTCCACAACATATGAAAGGTTAAGTATACATCTAACATCTGTTCTCAACATCCAACACACACTGTTATGTGATAACATGCACAGCACTGGCAGTGACGATAAGTAGTGCTAAACTTGTTGTAAAAACATCTTTTATGGGAATGACTGGTTTTGGTTAACATTCAATGCATATAAAAACAGCcataataaaatttaaaaaaaaaaaaatattaaagctcGGACAAAGTGAGAAAACACTATAATGTGTCAGAATTACAGTTAGGTCCATGGGTGTTTGGACAACAGCacaatttttgtagttttgcctctgtactCCACCCCAGGGGTTTCTAAATCTGACAATCAACATGTGATTGAAGCGcagattttcagctttaattcaaaaaCTTTAGCAAAAGTATTGCATTAAATGATCAGGAATTACAGACTTTTATAGACTATTCCATGGCTATACTCTCTGCTctcatccaaaatgctgcaaaacagtTTAAAATACAGCACGATTTTCCTTTGTTAAGTACAGAAATGTTAGTTTATCTAGTTATTTTTAAGCCTCTAAAATGTTAGTACTTTCCCGAATTGTTAATacaatatttttgttaaacCCATCCATTTAAAGCTataagtctgcacttcaatcacaacTTGAATATGTGATTTAAAAATCCACCatggtggtgtacagaggcaaaactacaaagaTTCTATTATTGTCCAAACATCTATGGAGTTAACTGTCTGTTTTCCTGAACTGCTTACTTAATAACATTATTGTTGTGCTTGAAAATAAAGGGAAATAAGGGGAAAACggtttgaaaatatatttttactttgactgttttttggtatttttttagTATGCTTTGGACCATCAAAATGAGAACTTAAAAAAATTTGCACAGTTGCACAAAGTTCGttgaaaacaataaaactacAACGAGTAAGTATCAGCTGACATTAAACAACAAGAAATTGCTTTGAtataacagaaaacacaaaattgaATTTTTAATTGACATACAGTAGATCTAATATAAACTTTGCCCATCACCCTTCACAActtctgacattttgtgcagaGTCTGTCAGTGTTGTGACAGTCTCACAGTCACCACTGCCAGAAAAGGTGTTTATTCCTTAATGAGTATTTACCATGCACTATATGCAGAGACTGAATGAATAATACACTGcgagaaaaatgaaaacacaaagggTTACATACAATGTATGACTAAAATAGACCAACATGCAATATACTCCAAACACTAATAAAACAAAATCCCCTGGGATATTAAAGTCCACTGGCCAGCAATGTCATGTGCCACTGCCCTTTTTTATACCCGCTGTCACACTTATGGCCACTGTTCGAAAAATGCTATAGTCTGTACAGTAATCCAATTCTTTTCCTAAATACaagcaaagaaacacacacacacaaaacagaagagaaaagaaaagaaaagcaaaaagaaaggaCATTAACAGACCTACCACTAGGCAAGAAGCATACAAAGTTCTTGTTGACATGGACACCAAGGCACAGATGGCTGCAAGAAAAGCATTTTTGTTCTGGTTTGTTCTCAGTTTTACTTTGGATTTAAactgattttctcctgtcatgtAACACTTTCTTAACATGTTGAGTCCCAGACAAATCCAGTTTGTCTCAAAATCTTCACTGGTCATAGTCCAAACTTTAGATGTTGAGAGTCAAGGAAGAGAATCTGCTCAAATGGTGGCGCGTTTGTTACATGAGACAAGTCTGGCTTCAATCTCTAGCCGGCTTCTTCTTTGCACAGCCCACAGGAAGACTCTAGATTAATCGAAAAAGTTCAAATCTGGAAGCCTAGAAAAAGAGAGCGCAAGCATAAGATGTTACTGTCTAATAATCAGTCACCATTGCAATGGATGTCATACAGAAATGAACCAAAAAACTTACATGGGTTCCATGCCAGGAGCTGTAGGCGCACCATCTATTATTTCATCAGGGAACTCTGGTGAGCCGAACGGTGAGTTGAACTGTTGCCTGAAAGAAGTAGCAATAGTGAAAATACTATCAGCAGGTCATTTAGATtctttaatattcagaaacacaGCACGAGACATAAGTTTCCCTCACTCAGGATATTTTAGCAGAGAGAATACATGTAAAGTATTCCCTGGATTATCGCGGGGGTGGTCCTGGAACATGATAGGTGAAAAGCCCCGAAGTAGAAAtcatatgtttattttattatttttattatttattttaagccaTAAAAACCTTTCCCACACTTTTATAAACCCTATTATAAcccttttattcattttttaggCTAGAAAATGGCAAaccacaaaaataataaaaatctaaaaaaaaataaaaaatacgtATATACCGCAGTAAGCCACAATATAGATTTACAGGTAACTCTGTGATGTAGTGAGTCcgtgaaaggtgaaccgcgaTGTGATGCAGGAATAGATGCACatgtataaatgtttttttctgtggcACCGTTTCATGTAAAGAAAACGTGTTCATTCAAGCAAATTTGTAcacatttcaatattttttttgtgtccAGAATCTGAAAATCTGATAATTTCTGACAATTTATAGATAATTATGTTGAAACAGGGAGCAAGTGGTACGGAAGTGAAATATATAGAGTTATCACTGGTTAATATGAACAGATTGCTCTAAATGAGATTACAAAATGTGTAGGCTTGATACTTACATAGAGAAGCTACTCTGTGAGGTTTCAGGCCCTTGTACTATAGGTGTTGGGGCCATAGAGTCCCTGCATACGTATGTAAAATGAAAGGTAAGAACACAATGTGACGCAAAAGGAAAGTCCAGATcagtagaaaaagaaaaaacagtggCTCAATcagttatttaaaagaaaaacactgaaagatttaaattaagTAAGTAGTTGGTGTGGATGTTGAGTATAAAAGAGAAATACATAAAAGCAACACTTACACACTGAAGCTAGAGTGAGGCGAGGGCATGGTATCCCTGgacatacaaaataaaagcacataaTATGAAGTGTAACCAAAGTCCAAGatagcaaaacaaaaaaggcaaacagTCCAACACCACAGCTATGGCAACATTATCTTTTCTAACtattaacaacaaaaacaaaatgagacatGAAATGAAACATGATCAGGCATAACTGAAGTATATTTTCTAGATTTGAAGCTTCAGTGCATTATGGGATTAAGCATAAATCAGGATGTTTAAATAGACCACCTAATGTGGTGATATTTATGCCATACCTACCTTAAATTAGCAGTATTGTTCATTACCATTAatgttaaaatataattattgttgttatccaTGAACCTTCAAATGCaatgttttctaaaaaaaacatatctacctatctatctatctatctatctatctatctatctatctatctatctatctaaaaCTTCAATAACTTTTAGCTTtaaacactttgtgttttcttattttcatgACAGGTGACCTCATAAATTTCATTGTAAATATAATTGTGACTATAATTGGGTATTTGGGTATTTGGGTAATTGGGTGTAATTGCTGCCTGTGCTAAATTACTCTTCCTCAAATAGCGAAGGTGAATGATGGGTTCAGCTGGTGGTATGGAAATACTGTACCAAAGGCTGTACAAGTGACACTCACATGTTGAAGGAAGATGGTGTACTGGAAGTTGGGCGTTGAGCATCCCTGCACACATAAaaagatacacacacatatacacatgacATGTTCCCTATATGTATTATTTTGTTATGAATAGATCCTTACATGCCGACTTTAAGTTGGAGAGACACAGGGATGTAACCCGCGTTGGTGGACAATGTAGGCTCTGCTtcaaaccacaaaaaaagaggttagtttttttactttcactttcttttccTAAACTGAGACCGTATGACTGTTTTTGTGCAGGACAACCATTACCTGTGTAAAATTTTCTGAAAACATCATGTTTAGGAAATTCAGGATACAGATACGTTATGTGGTCAATGTCACGGATGCGGTCCCCGAGGCCACGGATCTCAAGATCTCTCTTGGTGAAAGGCTGGatgttttggattttttgtCCCCcatctgggaaaaaaaaagtttgatctGTCACTTCATGTGTATAACCCCCAATTCCAAAAAGAGTTGAAATGTTGTGTAAAATGCAGATATTTTACACAAAAATACTGGCTGCCAAcagtgctacccctcagcctcctagtagatgCACCTTTGGTAAAAATTTGGAAACTGTAGGTGATTTccttgaggtcaaggtcactgagaATCAAGCTTGTCCAAGATTTTTAGCAGGTACACATAACaagattggaaagaaagtgactgacttctttaagtttgttGAAGATGTTTTTAtctctcatccaagaggcttgGTCGGTTCTACAACCAAAAGGTGGAGACTCCCAGGTATTTCAACCCTAGTTGGGGTTCTCTCTTAAGAAGGTCACTGACCCACTTTTAATCCCATCACAAGGTAAATGCGTGGGTCATTACTGACAGAGATTTTGGGTGAAATCCCTGTGAGATAATgcctcaccctatcatgtgacctTTTCAGGTCACCTGAATGCAAGATGTTCTTCTTGTACTTGCACTTTGGGAGGAACACCCTTCAGTATGAAGGGGAATAAGAAAAACTAGTCGACCCACTCTTGCTTTGACATGCGAGGCAGACAGGCTCAACATAGAAGAGCAAGTGAAACCATTATGCTATTACGTGAACTATTGAGGTCACCTGAAAGACATGAGTGAAGCTTGACACTGCATAGCCACCCACTCTGTTTGATGGTGGCTCACAGAGAACATAGATGGCCCTCTTTCAcgcctctttcaaaccatctgtcttaaAGAGGGACCTTTATCCTTTAGGTCAGTGTTCATTTTGACAGCAGATTTTGCTTTAGTTTTATTCATAATCTTTTGACTAAAATGCCATTTAGCTTTAGTCATAATTTAACCTCCTCGGACCTGGCGttcacatatgtggacatcacattttgggttgtctagacccaaaatacacaattttgctctacaagggcctgatatccacttacgaggacattatactgccactttTCTATCtaaatttaaagcaaatgtccacatatgtggatctcatttttctcagaaataaacatcacgtaaaaaaaaaatcacgtaattctttgtttttatattcatcaggtcccaatcagcccaaatagcaaagagaaattaaaaatgcatgccatgaaagagtttgggtcttaggaAGTTAAGCATCTAAATTCTTTTGAGTCTAGTTCTCGTAGACTAAATATCATGGGATTATCCTAGACTAAATCTGATTTCTGAGAGTCACTCCACAAAAGCCTCTTATTTTCCCTGACGTTAAATGTGAAATGTGGTCATATGTCTTCTATTCTCTTATGACATTTTGATACATTTTGGTGAGAAACAGGGAGCACCTGTTCCTTGGCAGCAGCTCAGACGTGTGCATCTAACCTCTCTCCACAAGGATATTACTGATTGGATCACTTCCAAATTTGTCCCGCCTTTATACACAACTTAATAAGTTCTGATTGGATCCCATGACTCGGGAACATTTCcatcatatttttattaatcGACAAAAGTGTCATCATAGTTTTTGTCGTCGTGCATTTGTTTTCGTTTAGTCTTACTTTtgttaggaaaaaaaataggtTGTTGACGAAAACTATGATGAAAATTATTAGTCAACGGGATTAACATTGCTTTAGGTGCTGAGATGACATAGAACTGAACATTAACTGGTGGTCTGTCAACACTTACTTTCAGTAGCAGACACATAAGCGATGGTGATGCCTCCAATTTCCGAGTCACTAAATCGAAGCAGGAATGTTCCATTGGGCCTGTCTTTGAGAATCAGGTGGAGATGCTGCTTCCCAATGAAACCAAATATCAGCCTGTTGGAGCAAAACACTGTAAGCTTTTTTTATCACAGGCTATTAACGTTCATTGgtgaaacagcagcagaatgTTCCTACCCTTCGCTCCAGTAGGACTTCAGGTGTTTCTTGGTCAGCTCCATTACTCCCTCAAACCACTGCCAGAAGGTAAACGGTCGACCTGGGAGAACCTCCTGTAATGTTGAAAGGCAGCGTAAGATTTGTAGGTCAAACTGGCCTGTGCCAGCAAATAGAAGCACATGCGTACCTTATTAAACTGGGCCCAGGAAACCATCATATTGCTGAAATCCTCATTAAAGTCGGGCTTATCAAAGACCTTCTGTGCCAAGAAGTGTTGGTTGTACTGGTCCAAGTTGTGCTGTGTCCCAACCTCAGATGTAAATTTGCTGTTGAGAGTGGTGTACATCATCCTCCACGGCACGCGGTCCGGCACCACAAAGGGTATTCTGTCCTGATGGCAGTGACATAAAGGCTGATAAAGCGAAAACACtgatacacatatatatatttttaatttgtgaGGGGATGAGtgaaacaaaatttaaaatgaaaaaagaaaaagaaaaatatacaaaTGCAGTATTATGGCAAATGTTAAATGTAGACTTTTAGGGAACTGCGTTTATTCCCTCATGATAAATGTctgctatttatttatgttcTATTTTTATgtcacttccactttcccacaCACGGGCTCTAGGGACACTCAACTCTTGCCAAGTTCTGGAAATCAGGTCAAGTGTGTCACTGCACtcatattttttccacatgacTGCTGCCACACCTATGCTGTTAGCTGCTGCTTCTCCATTTGTGCATTTTATAAGCCACACCTCTCTCCACAGTTGCCTCTGTGTTTCTTCCACCGCAAGGGGAAGTTGATATAATGCCTCGCCAGTCCCTGCTGAATTCCAGTTCAGGGGTGAAGTCAAGAGTATGAAGCACATAGTGTATGTTGTGGCTTTAAAACACTCGTAACAGCACAAAAGACAAACTGCAATACTGaatgtaaaaaggaaaaatcatcaacagcagaaaagaagcaaaacaaaagaagaacttCACACTTACTCGCTCAGAAAATGCACAGTCCCATATGATGGTGGCCACAGCATTGTTGTCTTGACTGCCGTGAACAATGACAACCACTGGCTGAGAGATCACCTGTAATCAGACATGTTACGTTACCATAACTACACCGTATGTGTGCTCAGCATGCATTCAACAAAACAGATCATAAGTTAGCAAAATAACTCAAGTCACCTGAGTAATGTGAACAGGTAAACAACAGTCAGAATGCCGGATAGGGTCAAACCTGTATCCTGTACGGAGTCTCACAGCCTGTGATGTTGATCTCTGAGGAGAACAGGAGGGCAAATTTCTCCTCTGTCACAGACTCTGATCCTTTTCTGTCTGCTCTCTTGATTTTCTTGATGGACtgttaaatcaaaaataaaagttcGCATTTCCCAACGAGGCTGAACATCAATTAAATATGGGCTGAAAATGCAGACCCGCACGTACCATGTTTCTGAAGTTGGAGCAAGTGCTCTTGGTGGCTGCGTTGTGTTCTAAGACGGCCGAATTGTTGATGAGCTCACCAACATTATCACTGCAGGTAACACAATTTCATTGTCAGTTATTTCCTTATACAACTACTGGATAGTCAGTACCTCAATAATAACCACTCAAAGTTTTAACCTCTGTAGTTAATTTGATTTAATTATGTGCTAATCTACAAGATGCTAAACAACAAACAAGATCGTGACATACATCCTGCACAGCCTAAGATCAAATGtacacagcagaaatgctagCTGATAATATGAGGCGTTCAGTGTTAACTAATAAATCTAGCCAAAACGAAACCAAACACCTGACTCTGTTGTTAATGTTATTGTAGATAAATGCTACAATTGTATAGTTAGGCTTACTCACACTTTTGCCTTtctattaaataataaatggtTGCAGTTGATTTGTGTTATCTATGTATCCACATTATTGTGTTAAAATAATgtgggaaataattattttaaggaatgtggtgattttaatttaactgtgaacACTCAAACTTTAATAACAATTAATAACCTTAATATTCCAACATGTTCCACAGCAAATAACAGGAGTTTAAGAAGTGGTTTGAAAGTTAGGTGTGAATGTTTCCTGCCAATTATGCTATAAAGAATAAGTAAACATGCCCACAGCTTCCACACGTCCGATATTGGGAAGATTGCAACATTAAGTACATGTCAGATCTTGTCCCATGCTCTGTTTGCTCTGCACAATTTTCTTTGTGGCCTATTTGCTCCGTGTGGCACAGGCACACCTTTGGGGAAGCAGACACACAGACCCGATGCTTCTTATGCATCCAtgacagagagcagagagcagaggagagagcCAGCGATGGAGCTTGGtcacagtttttatttcttcccTCACAATTTGTCACAGTGAGGATATTCTGTCAAAGTGTGAGGAATTTCAGATTCCAGCCCAGAAACACACGACTCACCCATGTACGTTTGCCAGGTTCCTGGCCTGCATTTCATTAATGATCTGTGCCTTCACCAACACAGGCTTCCCAGGAGCTACCTTCTCTCCCAGCAGATATCGCACAGTTGTGGAGAACTTTGACTGTGTCTTTATCACCTGTGGGGGCTGCTTGTCCACTATAAGAGAGCTGAAAGGGTTACAGAGTTAGAAAactgtcttcttcttttaaaaaaaggtaataAAGTGAGTCCTTTACACTGCTGTTTGTAAGAAAGGAAACAATGGGACTGTACTACCTTTCAATCAAAACCTGCACAAGTTTTGACAGGCCTTCCTGGAGCTCCGAGGTCAGTTCCCCGGTCAGCATCAACTCTTGTCTCAGGTTTCCATTCATCCCAAGAAGCTGCTCAGCCCTAACAGAGAAAGTatagaaagaaagcaaaaacacaaacacccaAGCTagtaaaaaatgcaaaacatttgtttaataactgaccattttatacatttataattCATACAGTCATTCTCCATCAGAGattttttgtctgtgttaaaTAAGCTGAAATTCTGATGGAGTCATTGGAGTGTCCAGTAAGTGGTAGTTAAAATCAGTAAGTATTCAAGAAAGTGATTACAGTTGATCCTGAGGAGGGATATAAAAAAGGACTTGAATCTAATGGTAGATTGGAGATCACCAAATTCACCACGCTCATCaataactgagaaaaactgcacTCCATCCAAAAGttctaataattcatatttgaGCAAAATGAAGATGGAAACAACAGATCAAACCAACTGCCAGGCCAACTTTGCTACAGCTGGATACTGATCAATAAAGTTTTCAAATAAATCCAAAAATCACTAAAAATATGCAGACTTCAAAAATCCATCTCTTAAATGAGAGTGCGGTATGTTACTGGATTGTGTGCATAAAGGTGTCCTCTTTTTAGTGTTAAACTTGGAACATAAAAACAAGTGTGTCAAAGACACTGAACTGTGGGTTTTAACCAGGACGGCATAAACCAATACCACAAAGGCTGTGAGTACAAATAGTGGAGTGGTTTGCAGCTCACCAGGTCTGCAGGGGGCTGAGGTTGTCATCAAAAGGAAATCCTATGGCTGCTTTGCGCTGCTCCCACCTCCACTCGTTCAGCCTGTTAAGAAATCGGGTCTGGCAGATGCCCAGCAGCTCCATAGACTCCTTCAGCAGCTGTGAACGTTTCTACAAAAACCAGAATCCAAACACATTGCAATTTGATTATTAACTGAAAACAAGTAATCAGGTAATAACTGTTTATCTATCAACTAGCAGTATATTTAAATGAGATGAGGAACATCAAAAATTCAAACAGGTTTAATTAAACGGGATGAAGATCTCGTCTTGTTCTTTGCTGTTAATAATCTGAAAATTTCTAAAGATTAACTTCTAGTTTAACTTCTCTCTAGGATGCCAGTAATGTTGATGATGGTAACATAAGCCGCTGGCTCACCGTGGCCATTGCTTGTATATTGTACTCCAGCTGTTGGATGTGAGTCTGAAGTTTCTTGATTTCTGCATTTGCAGAATCCAGTCCATTCTGCTGGAACGACCCTGTTAAAACAAGAAGCAACATGACATGTCGAGTCTTTCCTGCATTGTTGGGAAATGCTGCTTTGctttaagttaaaaaataaaatggactTTCCGTGCTGCACgtagaaaacatatttttttccctcagaAACAAGCtttctgacaaaaaaaaaaagattgcacAACCTAAAGGTGAGTCTCTTTTGACAGACTGACTTTTGTGTAAGAGCAGCGGGACACACAGACCTAACAAAAACAAGGgaacattcatccatccattcatcctcttccacttatgcaattcagggtcacagagGGTTGGAGCCTATCCTAGCTATTACAGGGCACACCTAAAAAGTGGGGCACACCTAATGTCTAATGTCTGAACTATGCCTAAGTGAAAAAGCCACGTTGTAACCCTACTCCACAGCATTCCAACCAATCTGACCTGCATCTGCCAAGAAATGTGACGACACGTCGAGTCGACAGAGTGAGGGGTTTTTGGATTCCACTGGAAGTTAGGGTTCCCACAGAAAGACTAAATTTGCAAATTGACTTAATCatgtatgtctttggactgtgggaggagtTCCCAGAGAGAATACGCAAAGGGCACGGCcagccactggattttaacctATGACCTTCTTGCtgcaatgaatgaataaatgatcAGTATTGATCAGTTTGGATGTACGCGTTTGAAAAAAACGTTTGCATAatgctttctttaaaaagtgTAATTTCAATACGGCACATGAATACAATCAAAGGGTTTAACCGCATATATCTGTTCATTCATTCTGAAAAActcttgtgttttttctcttttgaatgTTTATTATC contains:
- the stat6 gene encoding signal transducer and activator of transcription 6 isoform X1; its protein translation is MTQWIHMTQMLQHLPYETVSSLYPPNSFPIEVRHYISEWIENQRWEDFSQEKVEQESQAQILLDQGISMLQSVAQQNANVVEKMKLVQMSRNMEMFHQQPLKFALMVRDILRQERALITGATTAQYPAYPTNDISKQDVDQLVLKVLEVQEIRKKMHQIQEELNWERQNFESAHTQGSFQQNGLDSANAEIKKLQTHIQQLEYNIQAMATKRSQLLKESMELLGICQTRFLNRLNEWRWEQRKAAIGFPFDDNLSPLQTWAEQLLGMNGNLRQELMLTGELTSELQEGLSKLVQVLIESSLIVDKQPPQVIKTQSKFSTTVRYLLGEKVAPGKPVLVKAQIINEMQARNLANVHGDNVGELINNSAVLEHNAATKSTCSNFRNMSIKKIKRADRKGSESVTEEKFALLFSSEINITGCETPYRIQVISQPVVVIVHGSQDNNAVATIIWDCAFSERDRIPFVVPDRVPWRMMYTTLNSKFTSEVGTQHNLDQYNQHFLAQKVFDKPDFNEDFSNMMVSWAQFNKEVLPGRPFTFWQWFEGVMELTKKHLKSYWSEGLIFGFIGKQHLHLILKDRPNGTFLLRFSDSEIGGITIAYVSATENGGQKIQNIQPFTKRDLEIRGLGDRIRDIDHITYLYPEFPKHDVFRKFYTAEPTLSTNAGYIPVSLQLKVGMDAQRPTSSTPSSFNMDTMPSPHSSFSVDSMAPTPIVQGPETSQSSFSMQQFNSPFGSPEFPDEIIDGAPTAPGMEPMLPDLNFFD
- the stat6 gene encoding signal transducer and activator of transcription 6 isoform X2, which gives rise to MTQWIHMTQMLQHLPYETVSSLYPPNSFPIEVRHYISEWIENQRWEDFSQEKVEQESQAQILLDQGISMLQSVAQQNANVVEKMKLVQMSRNMEMFHQQPLKFALMVRDILRQERALITGATTAQYPAYPTNDISKQDVDQLVLKVLEVQEIRKKMHQIQEELNWERQNFESAHTQGSFQQNGLDSANAEIKKLQTHIQQLEYNIQAMATKRSQLLKESMELLGICQTRFLNRLNEWRWEQRKAAIGFPFDDNLSPLQTWAEQLLGMNGNLRQELMLTGELTSELQEGLSKLVQVLIESSLIVDKQPPQVIKTQSKFSTTVRYLLGEKVAPGKPVLVKAQIINEMQARNLANVHGDNVGELINNSAVLEHNAATKSTCSNFRNMSIKKIKRADRKGSESVTEEKFALLFSSEINITGCETPYRIQVISQPVVVIVHGSQDNNAVATIIWDCAFSERDRIPFVVPDRVPWRMMYTTLNSKFTSEVGTQHNLDQYNQHFLAQKVFDKPDFNEDFSNMMVSWAQFNKEVLPGRPFTFWQWFEGVMELTKKHLKSYWSEGLIFGFIGKQHLHLILKDRPNGTFLLRFSDSEIGGITIAYVSATENGGQKIQNIQPFTKRDLEIRGLGDRIRDIDHITYLYPEFPKHDVFRKFYTEPTLSTNAGYIPVSLQLKVGMDAQRPTSSTPSSFNMDTMPSPHSSFSVDSMAPTPIVQGPETSQSSFSMQQFNSPFGSPEFPDEIIDGAPTAPGMEPMLPDLNFFD